From the Corythoichthys intestinalis isolate RoL2023-P3 chromosome 15, ASM3026506v1, whole genome shotgun sequence genome, one window contains:
- the fcf1 gene encoding rRNA-processing protein FCF1 homolog: protein MPKAKTKKFAAMKRMISMKDQRIKEKDRSKAQEKKKKDPSALKETEVPKYASCLFFQYNTQLGPPYHVLVDTNFINFSIKAKLDIVQSMMDCLYAKCIPYITDCVMAEIEKLGMKYRVALRIAKDPRFERLPCTHAGTYADDCLVQRVTQHKCYILATVDRDLKRRVRKIPGVPIMYISKHRYNIERMPDDYGAPRF, encoded by the exons cctaaagcaaaaacaaaaaagtttgcTGCAATGAAGCGGATGATTAGTATGAAAGATCAACGAAT AAAAGAGAAAGATCGCTCCAAAGcccaagaaaaaaagaaaaaggacccTTCAGCGTTAAAGGAGACAGAAGT GCCCAAGTATGCATCGTGCCTGTTCTTCCAGTACAACACTCAGCTCGGTCCACCATACCACGTTCTGGTCGACACCAATTTCATCAACTTTTCCATTAAGGCCAAATTGGACATCGTTCAGTCTATGATGGACTGCCTGTATGCAAAAT GTATCCCATATATAACAGACTGTGTGATGGCTGAAATTGAAAAACTTGGAATGAAATACAGAGTTGCACTCAG AATAGCAAAGGATCCAAGGTTTGAGCGTTTGCCTTGCACTCACGCAGGAACATATGCCGATGACTGTCTAGTCCAAAGGGTAACACAG CACAAGTGTTACATCCTGGCTACTGTGGATAGAGATTTAAAGCGAAGGGTGAGGAAGATCCCCGGTGTGCCCATTATGTACATCTCTAAACACAG GTACAACATTGAAAGGATGCCAGATGACTATGGTGCACCAAGGTTTTAA